Proteins encoded in a region of the Acidobacteriota bacterium genome:
- the tilS gene encoding tRNA lysidine(34) synthetase TilS, whose amino-acid sequence MDRFPREFVTEWRKLELPFKGDRAVVAVSGGADSVSLLLVLSELARRRKITNELIVAHFDHGLRGEESLADAEFVRELAGSLGYEFELGRGRIAKKGNLEQNARLARYTFLAKTAERHKAFAVLTAHTLNDQAETFLLNLIRGSGPEGLAAMRPIRPLEGTEARLIRPMLHWAKREETEEFCLARGVNFRTDTMNRDPRFTRVRIRTELLPLLKTFNPKIVEQLARTAGLMPTPESESANAAAGENVVLELKLALLRKMDKPGLRNTLRQWIKANRGSLRGITHRHVEGVERLVRSEKSGKTAELPTGTVVRKGSGKLFYEPK is encoded by the coding sequence ATGGACCGATTCCCGAGAGAGTTCGTGACCGAATGGCGAAAGCTCGAGCTGCCCTTCAAGGGCGATCGGGCTGTCGTTGCCGTTTCGGGCGGGGCGGATTCGGTCTCGCTCCTGCTTGTGCTCAGCGAGCTCGCGCGGCGGCGGAAGATCACCAACGAGCTAATCGTTGCTCACTTTGACCATGGCCTCCGCGGTGAAGAGAGCCTCGCGGATGCAGAGTTCGTCCGCGAACTTGCCGGTTCGTTAGGATACGAATTTGAGCTCGGCCGCGGGCGGATCGCGAAGAAAGGGAATCTCGAACAGAATGCCCGGCTTGCCCGCTACACATTTCTTGCGAAAACAGCTGAACGGCACAAGGCCTTTGCCGTTCTGACTGCGCACACGCTTAATGACCAAGCCGAGACTTTCTTGTTGAACCTCATCCGCGGAAGCGGGCCCGAGGGCCTGGCGGCGATGCGGCCGATTCGCCCGCTCGAGGGCACCGAGGCGAGGCTTATCCGGCCGATGCTCCACTGGGCGAAACGCGAAGAAACGGAGGAGTTTTGCCTCGCACGCGGAGTTAATTTCAGGACCGATACGATGAACCGCGACCCGCGCTTTACGCGAGTTCGGATCAGGACCGAACTGCTGCCGCTTTTGAAGACCTTTAACCCGAAGATCGTCGAACAACTCGCCCGGACGGCGGGGCTAATGCCGACCCCAGAAAGCGAATCCGCAAACGCCGCGGCGGGCGAAAACGTTGTTTTGGAGCTCAAGCTCGCATTGCTTCGCAAAATGGACAAACCCGGATTGCGGAACACGCTCCGGCAATGGATAAAGGCAAACCGCGGAAGCTTGAGAGGAATAACGCATCGGCATGTCGAGGGCGTTGAGCGGCTTGTTAGAAGTGAAAAAAGCGGAAAAACTGCGGAGCTTCCTACGGGAACGGTTGTCCGCAAGGGCTCCGGCAAGCTCTTCTATGAGCCGAAATAG
- a CDS encoding PaaI family thioesterase, with translation MDKAELIKRTAENELMQFLGVKIVSAEPDRVVMTMEVTPRVHQYVGIMNGGVSLYLAETAASIGVVGNADLTKVTPVGIEINGNHLRAVSKGELTIEAKPIFPGRTMSIWQIDITNEKGKHIFTGRCSVLLQKRPAFPE, from the coding sequence ATGGATAAGGCCGAACTGATAAAACGCACTGCTGAGAATGAGCTGATGCAGTTTCTCGGCGTCAAGATCGTCTCGGCGGAGCCCGACCGGGTCGTCATGACGATGGAGGTCACGCCGCGGGTGCATCAATACGTCGGGATAATGAACGGCGGGGTCTCTCTTTACCTCGCGGAAACGGCTGCATCGATCGGCGTTGTCGGAAACGCGGACCTGACGAAAGTTACGCCCGTTGGCATTGAGATAAACGGCAACCATCTCCGAGCCGTAAGCAAGGGCGAGTTGACCATCGAGGCAAAGCCTATATTTCCGGGGCGGACGATGAGCATCTGGCAGATCGACATCACCAACGAAAAAGGCAAGCACATTTTCACCGGCCGCTGCTCGGTTTTGCTGCAGAAGCGTCCGGCATTTCCCGAATAG